A DNA window from Flavisolibacter ginsenosidimutans contains the following coding sequences:
- a CDS encoding DUF1569 domain-containing protein, with product MKSVLNESAREELISRIRTLNESGKARWGKMNAYQMVHHCVLCEEMYLGKTAHKRSFMGRLFGKMGLKNILNEGKPFPKNAPTADAFKVRKLSGDVEPEKERWIALLEEYKNYPDDYVHWFFGKMTREQVGRFVYKHNDHHLRQFGA from the coding sequence AAACGAGTCTGCAAGGGAAGAATTGATCAGCCGCATTCGAACACTAAACGAGAGCGGCAAAGCGCGGTGGGGAAAAATGAATGCTTACCAAATGGTGCATCACTGTGTGCTTTGTGAAGAAATGTACCTTGGCAAGACGGCGCACAAGCGTTCGTTTATGGGCCGCTTATTTGGCAAAATGGGACTGAAGAACATTCTGAATGAAGGCAAACCGTTTCCGAAAAATGCTCCCACGGCAGATGCGTTTAAAGTAAGGAAGCTAAGCGGAGATGTAGAACCCGAGAAGGAAAGATGGATTGCCCTGCTTGAGGAATACAAAAATTACCCGGATGATTACGTGCATTGGTTCTTTGGGAAAATGACGCGGGAGCAAGTTGGCCGTTTTGTTTACAAGCACAACGATCACCATTTGCGGCAATTTGGTGCATGA